The Pseudomonas baetica genome includes a region encoding these proteins:
- the ampE gene encoding regulatory signaling modulator protein AmpE, with protein sequence MSFLVLLLALWIEKFSALRHRVQRDGGWIRELNKLESSERLAKQPWLVLTILVLFPVALLALLLVVLEPVAYGLLALPVHLLVVIYSLGRGDLLGGLGPFRDAWRREDLQAAAHVAKRDLDICADSGEQLLDRVQGHLLWQAYQSFFAVIFWYFLLGPVAALAYRLLALAEEHGHNPALVERAAQLRHAFDWVPVRLLAASFALVGNFVAVSRVMLHELLNWNISAAQLINKVGLAAGEIPPPAVGPEGINTLDCLWELLLRAAVLWYAGFALWTVLIH encoded by the coding sequence ATGAGTTTTCTGGTGTTACTGCTGGCGCTGTGGATCGAGAAGTTCTCGGCCCTGCGTCACCGTGTTCAACGCGATGGCGGATGGATCCGCGAACTGAACAAACTCGAAAGCAGCGAGCGTCTGGCCAAACAGCCATGGCTGGTGCTGACGATTCTGGTGCTGTTTCCGGTGGCGCTGCTCGCGCTGTTGCTGGTGGTGCTGGAGCCGGTGGCGTACGGCTTGCTCGCGTTGCCAGTGCATCTGCTGGTGGTGATTTACAGCCTGGGGCGCGGTGATTTGCTCGGCGGTCTCGGGCCGTTCCGTGATGCCTGGCGGCGTGAGGATCTGCAAGCGGCGGCCCACGTGGCCAAGCGTGATCTGGATATCTGTGCCGACAGCGGCGAGCAATTGCTCGACCGGGTACAGGGGCATCTGTTGTGGCAGGCCTATCAGAGTTTCTTCGCGGTGATCTTCTGGTATTTCCTGCTCGGTCCGGTGGCGGCGTTGGCTTATCGCTTGCTGGCGCTGGCCGAAGAGCATGGGCACAACCCGGCGCTGGTCGAGCGTGCCGCGCAGTTGCGCCATGCCTTCGACTGGGTGCCGGTGCGTCTGTTGGCGGCAAGTTTCGCGTTGGTCGGCAATTTTGTGGCGGTCAGCCGGGTGATGTTGCATGAGTTGCTGAACTGGAACATCAGCGCCGCGCAATTGATCAACAAGGTTGGATTGGCCGCAGGGGAGATCCCGCCTCCTGCGGTTGGCCCGGAAGGCATCAACACCCTCGATTGCCTGTGGGAACTGCTGCTGCGCGCAGCGGTGCTGTGGTATGCCGGGTTTGCCTTGTGGACCGTATTGATTCACTGA
- the ampD gene encoding 1,6-anhydro-N-acetylmuramyl-L-alanine amidase AmpD — MQLDPASGWCQGVQVCPSPNFNERPAGEISLLVIHNISLPPAQFATGKVQDFFQNRLDVTEHPYFAGIADLRVSAHFLIERDGKVTQFVSCLERAWHAGVSMFEGRETCNDFSVGIELEGTDDLPFTDAQYQALTVLTRQLQSAFAAITGARICGHSDIAPGRKTDPGPAFDWARYRAALAQEEGQ; from the coding sequence ATGCAGTTGGATCCCGCTAGCGGGTGGTGTCAGGGGGTGCAGGTCTGCCCATCGCCCAACTTCAATGAACGCCCTGCGGGCGAAATTTCCCTGTTGGTGATCCACAACATCAGCCTGCCACCGGCGCAGTTCGCCACCGGCAAGGTGCAGGATTTTTTCCAGAATCGCCTGGATGTCACCGAACATCCCTACTTTGCAGGGATTGCCGACCTACGGGTCTCGGCGCATTTTCTGATCGAACGTGACGGCAAGGTCACCCAGTTTGTCTCCTGTCTTGAGCGGGCGTGGCATGCGGGCGTGTCGATGTTCGAGGGGCGCGAAACCTGTAACGATTTTTCCGTGGGCATCGAGCTTGAAGGCACCGATGATCTGCCGTTCACCGACGCGCAGTATCAGGCGCTGACCGTGCTGACCCGCCAGTTGCAAAGCGCATTTGCGGCCATCACCGGCGCACGTATTTGCGGACACAGCGACATTGCACCCGGGCGCAAGACCGATCCTGGCCCGGCATTCGACTGGGCGCGTTACCGCGCAGCCCTGGCACAAGAGGAAGGACAATGA
- a CDS encoding DUF1631 domain-containing protein, giving the protein MHNDGKVVPLHKAATDQANHSPLARLPVILLQVRDKAAQQLRHGLQELFDNADDTLFEMADRARNDVEQNIFFEAMRDLRLKRKNIERGFLELFFDAFVGLTQYDPVHNTLPLPLMHEDSAPRTDDMERNVAVETMVGRVLKRDGFALDQLTARLNALLGNTLDDQCNPLGPALLCEFFLQAGRNLGVEIKVKLILLKLFERYVLADTEQLYAEANQLLSATGVLPELKPALARRAIDRAVANVNSEESDDPPPADEGVQEVFAALQELLLHVRGSVAPTLEPSAATQPITTRDLLRLLSHLQQYVPALASHDDFDLRNQLEQLLTRVSVKSGKSRIVGGADEDVINLIAMVFDCILEDRNVPDSLKALIARLQIPMLKVAVLDKSFFSRSSHPARRLLNEIAEAAMGWGDCDGEARDSLYLRIEQVVQRLLTDFDDDPAIFSELLADFLAFTSDERRRSELLEQRLRDAEEGRAKTELARRRVELALNQVLLGKVLPPSVVAFVQDAWSKVLLLTCLKHGDKSAEWQADAHTLEQLIWSVQRHDDADAGMRLLALVPGLLKSLRDGLSRSAFDPFATSEFFSELEALHVRVLEPRTAADQAAPALIEVSRQILLQTADEATMALTSGRLSQDAAGLQQVDQLRVGGWVAFQEDEDNTLRCKLAAIIEATGKYVFVDRTGMKVLERSRIELALEFQRGAVRALDDTLLFDRALESVLGNLRRLNRAK; this is encoded by the coding sequence ATGCACAACGACGGGAAAGTAGTGCCTTTGCACAAGGCCGCTACCGATCAGGCGAATCACTCGCCGCTCGCCCGCCTGCCTGTGATTCTGCTTCAGGTTCGCGACAAGGCTGCCCAGCAACTGCGTCACGGTTTGCAGGAGCTGTTCGATAACGCCGATGACACCCTGTTTGAAATGGCCGACCGGGCGCGCAACGACGTCGAACAGAACATCTTTTTCGAAGCCATGCGCGACTTGCGCCTCAAGCGCAAAAACATCGAACGGGGCTTTCTCGAACTGTTCTTCGATGCCTTTGTCGGCCTCACCCAATACGATCCCGTGCACAACACGCTGCCACTTCCGTTGATGCACGAAGACTCGGCACCGCGCACGGATGACATGGAGCGTAATGTCGCGGTGGAGACCATGGTCGGCCGCGTACTCAAACGTGACGGCTTTGCCCTCGATCAACTGACCGCGCGCCTCAACGCATTGCTTGGCAATACCCTGGACGATCAATGCAATCCGCTCGGCCCGGCGCTGCTCTGTGAGTTCTTCTTGCAGGCCGGTCGCAACCTCGGTGTAGAGATCAAGGTCAAGTTGATCCTGCTCAAACTGTTCGAGCGCTATGTGCTGGCCGACACCGAGCAGTTGTATGCCGAAGCCAATCAGTTGCTCAGTGCCACCGGCGTGCTACCTGAACTGAAACCGGCTCTTGCACGCCGCGCGATCGATCGCGCGGTGGCCAACGTAAATAGCGAGGAAAGCGACGATCCGCCGCCAGCAGACGAAGGCGTGCAGGAAGTCTTCGCCGCGTTGCAGGAGTTGCTGTTGCACGTGCGCGGCAGCGTCGCGCCGACTCTGGAACCGAGCGCCGCTACACAGCCGATCACCACCCGCGACCTGCTGCGCCTGCTCTCGCACTTGCAACAATATGTGCCGGCGCTGGCGTCGCATGACGACTTCGATCTGCGCAATCAGCTTGAGCAACTGCTGACGCGGGTCAGCGTCAAAAGTGGCAAGTCGCGGATCGTTGGTGGGGCTGACGAAGACGTGATCAACCTGATCGCCATGGTCTTCGACTGCATCCTTGAAGACCGCAATGTGCCGGACTCGCTCAAGGCGCTGATCGCCCGCTTGCAAATCCCGATGCTCAAAGTGGCGGTGCTCGACAAGAGCTTCTTCAGTCGCAGCAGCCATCCGGCGCGGCGGCTGCTCAACGAAATTGCCGAAGCGGCGATGGGTTGGGGCGATTGTGATGGCGAGGCGCGCGACAGCCTGTATCTGCGCATCGAGCAGGTGGTGCAGCGCCTGCTCACCGATTTTGACGATGATCCGGCGATTTTTTCCGAATTGCTCGCAGACTTTCTTGCTTTCACCAGTGATGAGCGTCGGCGCAGTGAATTGCTCGAGCAGCGTCTGCGCGATGCCGAAGAAGGGCGGGCGAAAACCGAGTTAGCTCGTCGGCGAGTCGAACTGGCGTTGAATCAAGTCCTGCTGGGCAAAGTCCTGCCGCCGTCGGTGGTAGCGTTTGTGCAGGACGCCTGGAGCAAGGTGCTGCTGCTCACCTGCCTCAAGCATGGCGATAAGTCCGCCGAGTGGCAGGCCGATGCGCACACCCTGGAGCAACTGATCTGGAGTGTGCAGCGCCATGATGATGCTGACGCCGGCATGCGTCTGCTGGCACTGGTGCCGGGGTTGCTGAAGTCGTTGCGTGACGGCTTGAGCCGTTCGGCATTCGATCCGTTTGCCACCAGCGAATTTTTCAGCGAGCTGGAAGCGCTGCATGTGCGTGTGCTTGAGCCGCGCACGGCGGCTGATCAAGCGGCGCCGGCACTGATCGAGGTCTCGCGGCAGATCCTTTTGCAAACCGCTGACGAGGCCACGATGGCGCTGACCTCGGGGCGCCTGTCTCAGGACGCCGCCGGTCTGCAACAGGTTGATCAATTGCGCGTGGGCGGTTGGGTGGCGTTTCAGGAAGACGAGGACAACACCCTGCGCTGCAAGCTCGCAGCGATCATCGAAGCCACCGGTAAGTACGTGTTTGTCGACCGTACCGGGATGAAAGTGCTGGAACGCAGCCGCATCGAACTGGCGCTCGAATTCCAGCGTGGTGCGGTGCGCGCGCTGGACGACACCTTGTTGTTCGACCGTGCGCTGGAGTCGGTGCTGGGCAATCTGCGGCGACTCAATCGCGCCAAGTGA
- the nadC gene encoding carboxylating nicotinate-nucleotide diphosphorylase — translation MPNLRLADLTAEIEANVRRALLEDIGSGDITAQLIPAERLAKATIITRDDAIICGTAWVDAVFRQLDPRVAVHWQVIDGERVKPNQPLFHLEGPARSLLTGERSALNFLQLLSGVATRAQYLADFVGETQVKLLDTRKTLPGLRLAQKYAVTCGGCHNHRIGLYDAFLIKENHIAASGGIAQAIAAAHKIAPGKPVEIEVESLDELKEALAASADIIMLDELSLDDMREAVRLNGGKAKLEASGGINESTLLPIAETGVDYISIGAMTKDVKAVDLSMRLSL, via the coding sequence ATGCCGAATCTACGTCTCGCCGATTTGACCGCCGAAATCGAAGCCAACGTGCGCCGTGCGTTGCTCGAAGACATCGGCAGCGGCGACATCACCGCGCAACTGATCCCGGCCGAACGTCTGGCCAAAGCCACTATCATTACCCGCGACGACGCCATCATCTGCGGCACTGCGTGGGTCGATGCGGTGTTTCGTCAGCTCGATCCGCGGGTCGCGGTGCATTGGCAGGTGATCGATGGCGAGCGGGTCAAACCCAATCAACCGCTGTTTCATCTGGAAGGCCCGGCCCGCTCGTTGCTGACCGGTGAACGTAGCGCGCTGAACTTCCTGCAATTGCTTTCGGGCGTGGCGACCCGCGCGCAGTACCTGGCGGATTTCGTCGGCGAAACGCAGGTCAAGCTGTTGGATACGCGCAAGACCCTGCCGGGCCTGCGTCTGGCGCAGAAATACGCGGTGACTTGCGGCGGCTGCCACAACCATCGCATCGGCCTGTACGACGCCTTCCTGATCAAGGAAAACCACATCGCGGCCAGTGGTGGCATTGCACAAGCCATCGCCGCCGCCCACAAGATCGCCCCGGGCAAGCCGGTGGAAATCGAAGTGGAAAGCCTGGATGAGTTGAAAGAAGCGTTGGCGGCCAGCGCCGACATCATCATGCTCGACGAACTGAGCCTGGACGACATGCGCGAAGCCGTACGCCTCAACGGCGGCAAGGCGAAACTGGAGGCAAGCGGCGGCATCAACGAAAGCACACTGCTGCCAATCGCCGAGACGGGTGTGGATTACATCTCGATTGGTGCGATGACCAAGGATGTGAAGGCGGTGGATCTGTCGATGCGCCTCAGTCTCTGA
- a CDS encoding DUF6388 family protein: MTELTQEQRHEEALKKYILDVPDLKEEIKDLSPDDQKDQIQWAFEDEAEAQGLQPWELTLKYTSTPEEFEAQRLVLHKEAAEVLGVEWDEYCEMNNLVV, from the coding sequence ATGACCGAATTAACTCAAGAGCAACGCCACGAAGAAGCGCTTAAGAAATACATCCTGGACGTACCGGATCTGAAAGAAGAGATCAAGGACCTGAGTCCCGATGATCAGAAAGACCAGATCCAGTGGGCGTTCGAAGATGAAGCCGAGGCCCAGGGCTTGCAGCCGTGGGAGCTGACGCTCAAGTACACGAGCACTCCTGAAGAATTCGAGGCGCAGCGTCTCGTATTGCATAAAGAGGCCGCCGAAGTACTGGGCGTCGAGTGGGACGAGTACTGCGAGATGAACAATCTGGTGGTCTGA
- a CDS encoding IS3 family transposase (programmed frameshift): MTKQRRSFSAEFKREAAGLVLDQGYSHIEASRSLGVVESALRRWVNQLQQERTGVTPQSKALTPEQQKIQELEARIARLEREKSIFKKGYRALDVGRARAHALIDQLSPQEPVDWLCAVFDVTRSCYYAHRLRRRTPDVERLRLRSLVNELFTQSRSAAGSRSIVSMMQEDGEQIGRFKVRGLMRELELVSKQPGSHAYKQATVERPDIPNILNREFDVPAPNQVWCGDITYIWAQGKWHYLAVVMDLYARRVVGWALSNKPDADLVIKALDMAYEQRGRPQGLLFHSDQGSQYGSRQFRQRLWRYRMRQSMSRRGNCWDNAPMERVFRSLKTEWIPTVGYMTAQEAHRDISHYLMHRYNWIRPHQFNNGLAPAQAEKKLNVVSGIS, from the exons ATGACCAAACAACGTCGTTCTTTTTCCGCTGAATTCAAACGCGAGGCCGCAGGCCTCGTGCTCGATCAAGGCTATAGCCATATCGAAGCCAGCCGCTCGCTTGGTGTGGTTGAGTCCGCGTTGCGCCGCTGGGTTAATCAGCTTCAGCAGGAGCGCACTGGCGTTACTCCGCAGAGTAAAGCGCTGACGCCAGAGCAACAGAAAATCCAGGAATTGGAAGCTCGAATCGCTCGACTTGAGCGGGAGAAATCCATTT TTAAAAAAGGCTACCGCGCTCTTGATGTCGGAAGAGCACGAGCGCACGCGCTGATTGATCAACTGAGCCCCCAAGAGCCGGTTGATTGGCTTTGCGCAGTCTTTGACGTCACTCGTTCGTGTTACTACGCCCATCGTCTCAGGCGCCGAACTCCAGACGTTGAGCGGCTTCGGTTGCGCAGCCTGGTTAACGAACTGTTTACGCAAAGTCGAAGCGCCGCCGGTAGCCGCAGCATCGTGTCGATGATGCAGGAAGACGGCGAGCAAATTGGGCGGTTCAAGGTGCGAGGCCTGATGCGGGAACTGGAGTTGGTCAGTAAACAACCTGGATCACATGCCTACAAACAAGCGACGGTTGAGCGGCCTGACATTCCGAACATATTGAATCGAGAGTTTGATGTGCCGGCGCCGAATCAGGTCTGGTGTGGCGACATCACCTACATCTGGGCTCAAGGGAAATGGCATTACCTGGCTGTCGTTATGGATCTTTACGCGCGCCGAGTGGTGGGCTGGGCGCTGTCGAACAAGCCGGATGCGGATCTGGTCATCAAGGCGTTGGACATGGCTTACGAACAGCGTGGCAGGCCTCAAGGGCTTCTGTTTCACTCGGATCAGGGCTCGCAATATGGCAGTCGCCAGTTTCGCCAACGGCTCTGGCGTTACCGCATGCGCCAAAGCATGAGCCGTCGTGGAAACTGCTGGGATAACGCGCCGATGGAGCGTGTGTTTCGCAGCTTGAAAACTGAATGGATACCGACCGTGGGCTACATGACAGCTCAAGAAGCGCACCGCGACATCAGTCATTACCTGATGCATCGGTACAACTGGATTAGACCGCACCAATTCAACAACGGACTGGCCCCAGCTCAGGCCGAGAAAAAACTTAACGTCGTGTCCGGGATTAGTTGA
- the pnp gene encoding polyribonucleotide nucleotidyltransferase, translating into MNPVIKKFQFGQSTVTLETGRIARQASGAVLVTVDDDVSVLVTVVGAKQADPGKGFFPLSVHYQEKTYAAGKIPGGFFKREGRPSEKETLTSRLIDRPIRPLFPEGFMNEVQVVCTVVSTSKKTDPDIAAMIGTSAALAISGIPFDGPIGAARVAFHESTGYLLNPTYEQQAASSLDMVVAGTSDAVLMVESEAKELTEDQMLGAVLFAHDEFQVVINAVKELAAEAAKPTWNWAPQPEATELLGAIRAEFGDAISQAYTITIKADRYARLGELKDQVVAKLSGEEGQPTSAEVKAAFGEIEYRTVRENIVNGKPRIDGRDTKTVRPLNIEVGVLPKTHGSALFTRGETQALVVATLGTARDAQLLDTLEGEKKDPFMLHYNFPPFSVGECGRMGGAGRREIGHGRLARRSVSAMLPAADVFPYTIRVVSEITESNGSSSMASVCGASLALMDAGVPMKAPVAGIAMGLVKEGEKFAVLTDILGDEDHLGDMDFKVAGTAKGVTALQMDIKIKGITEEIMEIALGQALEARLNILGQMNQIIGQSRTELSANAPTMIAMKIDTDKIRDVIGKGGATIRAICEETKASIDIEDDGSIKIFGETKEAAEAARQRVLGITAEAEIGKIYVGKVERIVDFGAFVNILPGKDGLVHISMLSDARVEKVTDILKEGQEVEVLVLDVDNRGRIKLSIKDVAAAKASGV; encoded by the coding sequence GTGAACCCGGTAATCAAAAAATTCCAGTTCGGTCAGTCGACCGTTACCCTCGAGACTGGCCGTATCGCCCGTCAGGCCTCCGGCGCAGTATTGGTCACCGTTGACGACGACGTCAGCGTATTGGTGACCGTTGTTGGTGCCAAGCAAGCCGATCCGGGCAAGGGCTTCTTCCCTCTGTCCGTTCACTACCAGGAAAAGACTTACGCTGCCGGTAAGATCCCTGGCGGTTTCTTCAAGCGTGAAGGCCGTCCTTCCGAGAAAGAAACCCTGACTTCCCGACTGATCGACCGTCCGATCCGTCCGCTGTTCCCAGAAGGCTTCATGAACGAAGTGCAGGTTGTCTGCACCGTCGTTTCCACCAGCAAGAAGACCGATCCGGACATCGCTGCGATGATCGGTACCTCGGCTGCCCTGGCTATCTCGGGCATTCCGTTCGACGGCCCGATCGGCGCCGCTCGTGTAGCTTTCCACGAAAGCACCGGCTACCTGCTGAACCCGACTTACGAGCAGCAAGCTGCTTCGAGCCTGGACATGGTCGTTGCCGGTACTTCCGACGCCGTGCTGATGGTTGAATCGGAAGCCAAAGAGCTGACCGAAGACCAGATGCTGGGCGCAGTACTGTTTGCTCACGACGAATTCCAGGTGGTGATCAACGCCGTCAAAGAACTGGCCGCTGAAGCTGCCAAGCCAACCTGGAACTGGGCTCCACAGCCTGAAGCCACCGAGCTGCTGGGTGCTATCCGTGCCGAGTTCGGCGACGCGATCTCCCAGGCTTACACCATCACCATCAAGGCCGACCGTTACGCTCGCCTGGGTGAGTTGAAGGATCAAGTGGTTGCCAAGCTGTCCGGCGAAGAAGGCCAGCCGACTTCCGCTGAAGTCAAAGCTGCTTTCGGCGAAATCGAATACCGCACCGTTCGCGAAAACATCGTAAACGGCAAGCCACGTATCGACGGCCGCGACACCAAAACCGTACGTCCGCTGAACATCGAAGTCGGCGTTCTGCCGAAGACCCACGGTTCGGCGCTGTTCACCCGTGGCGAAACCCAGGCTCTGGTCGTCGCGACGCTGGGCACCGCCCGTGACGCACAGCTGCTGGACACCCTGGAAGGCGAGAAAAAAGACCCGTTCATGCTGCACTACAACTTCCCTCCGTTCTCGGTGGGCGAGTGTGGTCGCATGGGTGGTGCTGGTCGTCGTGAAATCGGTCACGGCCGTCTGGCCCGTCGCTCGGTTTCGGCCATGCTGCCTGCCGCTGACGTGTTCCCGTACACCATCCGTGTGGTTTCGGAAATCACCGAATCCAACGGTTCGAGCTCGATGGCTTCCGTTTGCGGCGCTTCCCTGGCCCTGATGGACGCTGGTGTGCCGATGAAGGCGCCGGTTGCCGGTATCGCCATGGGTCTGGTTAAGGAAGGCGAGAAATTCGCAGTCCTGACCGACATCCTCGGTGACGAAGACCACCTGGGCGACATGGACTTCAAAGTAGCCGGTACTGCCAAAGGCGTTACCGCACTGCAGATGGACATCAAGATCAAGGGCATCACCGAAGAGATCATGGAAATCGCTCTGGGCCAAGCCCTGGAAGCGCGCCTGAACATCCTCGGTCAGATGAACCAGATCATCGGCCAGTCGCGTACCGAACTGTCGGCCAACGCTCCGACCATGATCGCGATGAAGATCGACACCGACAAAATCCGTGACGTTATCGGTAAAGGTGGCGCGACCATCCGTGCGATCTGCGAAGAAACCAAGGCTTCGATCGACATCGAAGACGACGGTTCGATCAAGATCTTCGGCGAAACCAAGGAAGCTGCAGAAGCTGCTCGTCAGCGCGTTCTGGGTATCACCGCTGAAGCCGAGATCGGCAAGATCTACGTGGGCAAGGTTGAGCGCATCGTCGACTTCGGCGCATTCGTCAACATCCTGCCGGGCAAGGACGGTCTGGTGCACATCTCGATGCTGAGCGACGCTCGCGTTGAGAAAGTGACCGACATCCTGAAAGAAGGCCAGGAAGTGGAAGTGCTGGTACTGGACGTGGACAACCGCGGCCGTATCAAGCTGTCCATCAAAGACGTGGCAGCGGCCAAGGCTTCGGGCGTTTAA
- the rpsO gene encoding 30S ribosomal protein S15, producing the protein MALDVQEKAQIVADYQQAVGDTGSPEVQVALLTHNINKLQGHFKANGKDHHSRRGLIRMVNQRRKLLDYLKGKDLGRYQTLIGRLGLRR; encoded by the coding sequence ATGGCTCTCGACGTTCAAGAAAAAGCTCAAATCGTTGCTGACTACCAGCAAGCTGTTGGTGACACCGGTTCGCCAGAAGTGCAAGTTGCACTGCTGACCCACAACATCAACAAGCTGCAAGGTCACTTCAAGGCCAACGGTAAAGATCACCACTCCCGTCGTGGTCTGATCCGCATGGTAAACCAGCGTCGCAAGCTGCTGGACTACCTGAAAGGCAAGGATCTGGGTCGTTATCAGACTCTGATCGGTCGCCTGGGTCTGCGTCGCTAA
- the truB gene encoding tRNA pseudouridine(55) synthase TruB has translation MAQVKRIRRNVSGIILLDKPLGFTSNAALQKVRWLLNAEKAGHTGSLDPLATGVLPLCFGEATKFSQYLLDSDKAYETLAQLGKTTTTADAEGEVLQERPVTVGRADVEAALPKFRGQISQIPPMYSALKRDGQPLYKLARAGEVVEREPRSVTIARLELLAFEGDTARLAVDCSKGTYIRTLVEDIGEQLGCGAYVAELRRTQAGPFTLAQTVTLEELEAVHAEGGNEAVDRFLMPSDSGLQDWPLLHFSEASAFYWLNGQPVRAPDAPKFGMVRVQDHNGRFIGIGEVSEDGRIAPRRLIRSE, from the coding sequence GTGGCTCAGGTCAAACGTATCCGTCGTAACGTCAGCGGCATCATTCTGCTCGACAAACCGTTGGGGTTTACCTCCAACGCCGCGTTGCAGAAGGTTCGCTGGCTGCTCAACGCCGAGAAGGCCGGGCACACTGGCAGTCTTGATCCGCTGGCCACCGGCGTATTGCCGCTGTGCTTTGGTGAGGCAACCAAGTTCTCGCAGTATCTGCTCGATTCCGACAAGGCTTATGAAACCCTGGCGCAACTGGGCAAGACCACCACCACGGCGGATGCCGAGGGTGAGGTTTTGCAGGAGCGCCCGGTGACCGTTGGTCGCGCCGATGTTGAGGCTGCCTTGCCGAAATTTCGCGGTCAAATCAGTCAGATACCGCCGATGTACTCGGCGCTCAAGCGTGATGGCCAGCCGCTGTACAAGCTGGCCCGTGCAGGCGAAGTAGTGGAGCGCGAACCGCGTTCTGTTACTATTGCGCGCTTGGAATTACTGGCCTTCGAAGGCGATACTGCGCGTCTCGCGGTGGACTGCAGCAAAGGCACCTATATCCGCACCCTGGTGGAGGATATCGGTGAGCAACTCGGTTGTGGTGCGTACGTCGCAGAATTGCGCCGTACCCAGGCCGGGCCTTTCACCCTGGCGCAGACTGTCACCCTCGAAGAGCTCGAAGCGGTACATGCCGAAGGCGGCAACGAAGCGGTCGACCGCTTCCTGATGCCATCGGACAGCGGCCTGCAGGATTGGCCGCTGCTGCACTTTTCGGAAGCGAGCGCGTTCTACTGGCTCAACGGCCAGCCGGTACGTGCCCCGGATGCTCCGAAGTTCGGCATGGTGCGGGTACAGGATCACAATGGTCGCTTCATCGGTATCGGTGAAGTGAGCGAAGACGGGCGTATCGCGCCACGTCGTTTGATTCGGTCGGAATGA
- the rbfA gene encoding 30S ribosome-binding factor RbfA, protein MAKEYSRTQRIGDQMQRELAQLIRREVKDPRVGLVTITAVEVSRDVGHAKIFITVMGQDNAEDIAQSIKVLNAAAGFLRMQLAREMKLRSVPQLHFHYDESVVRGAHLSALIERAVAEDNQHPAVAEPEDTKE, encoded by the coding sequence ATGGCAAAAGAATACAGCCGTACCCAACGTATCGGCGATCAGATGCAGCGTGAGCTGGCCCAGCTGATCCGTCGTGAAGTCAAAGATCCGCGCGTCGGTCTGGTCACCATTACCGCAGTGGAAGTTTCCCGTGACGTGGGTCACGCGAAGATTTTCATCACCGTGATGGGGCAGGACAACGCCGAAGACATCGCGCAAAGCATCAAGGTGCTGAATGCCGCCGCAGGTTTCCTGCGTATGCAACTGGCCCGCGAAATGAAGCTGCGCAGCGTGCCGCAATTGCACTTCCACTACGACGAATCCGTCGTCCGTGGTGCGCACCTGTCGGCCCTGATCGAGCGCGCCGTGGCTGAAGACAATCAGCACCCGGCAGTTGCTGAACCTGAAGACACCAAGGAGTAA